The Caulifigura coniformis genome includes a region encoding these proteins:
- the pgsA gene encoding CDP-diacylglycerol--glycerol-3-phosphate 3-phosphatidyltransferase — protein MSSAPKIASGELTETDHLGEAAIDRRSLNLPNFITLLRFLLSLVLFALMDLDGWWRTSAAVFIVAASTDFLDGYLARKYGQITTLGRIMDPFVDKLIICGAFLFLLGKKDSGISPWVAFIVMAREMFITSLRAFLEQHGRDFSAKFWGKLKMLLQCIAVPMCLLSLSPDFARSVDGLMSGGFEKFIWLRNLSVALMAAVTVYSGLEYSWRAFRVLRRPGAIS, from the coding sequence GTGAGCAGCGCCCCGAAGATCGCCTCCGGAGAACTGACGGAAACCGACCATCTCGGTGAAGCGGCCATCGACCGGCGGTCGCTCAACCTTCCGAACTTCATCACCCTCCTGCGGTTCCTGCTCTCGCTGGTGCTCTTTGCACTGATGGATCTCGATGGCTGGTGGCGCACCTCCGCGGCCGTCTTCATCGTCGCCGCCTCGACCGATTTCCTGGATGGCTACCTGGCCCGCAAGTACGGGCAGATCACGACGCTCGGACGCATCATGGATCCGTTCGTCGACAAGCTGATCATCTGCGGCGCGTTCCTGTTCCTGCTCGGAAAAAAGGACAGCGGCATCTCCCCCTGGGTCGCGTTCATCGTGATGGCCAGAGAGATGTTCATCACCAGCCTGAGGGCGTTCCTCGAGCAGCATGGCCGTGATTTCTCCGCGAAGTTCTGGGGCAAGCTCAAGATGCTCCTGCAGTGCATCGCCGTGCCGATGTGCCTGCTTTCGCTCAGCCCCGACTTCGCCCGCTCCGTCGACGGACTGATGTCCGGGGGCTTCGAGAAGTTCATCTGGCTGCGCAATCTCTCCGTGGCCCTCATGGCGGCCGTGACCGTCTACAGCGGCCTGGAATACAGCTGGCGGGCGTTCCGCGTCCTTCGCCGCCCCGGCGCGATCAGCTGA
- a CDS encoding FoF1 ATP synthase subunit delta/epsilon: protein MVAPAELRLVVVTPETTLLDEVVRSIQFPLFDGQMGVLPGRAPAIGRLGAGELSFESGQGERRYFIDGGFLQIKGPVVTLLTNRAFPVEQIDAAAAQAEYDAAMQMKPTDDAGFELKQKSLERARKMLALKRV from the coding sequence ATGGTTGCCCCCGCTGAACTGCGTCTGGTCGTCGTGACTCCCGAGACCACCCTCCTCGACGAAGTCGTTCGCTCGATTCAGTTTCCGCTGTTCGACGGCCAGATGGGCGTGCTGCCCGGACGTGCTCCGGCGATCGGCCGCCTCGGCGCCGGCGAGCTGAGCTTCGAATCGGGCCAGGGCGAGCGCCGCTACTTCATCGACGGCGGATTCCTCCAGATCAAGGGACCGGTCGTCACGCTCCTCACCAACCGGGCCTTCCCGGTGGAACAGATCGACGCCGCCGCGGCCCAGGCCGAGTATGATGCCGCCATGCAGATGAAGCCGACCGACGACGCCGGCTTCGAACTCAAGCAGAAGTCGCTCGAGCGCGCCCGGAAGATGCTCGCCCTGAAACGCGTCTGA
- a CDS encoding SpoIIE family protein phosphatase — translation MQIVKGEAPGTVLPLQTGRTVIGRHPTCHVVLDNAAVSRHHAQVLESHGLYFLEDLRSRNGTFLNGEPLSARAELRDGDQVRICDVIMSFQIDGTATPGTWVQQQAESPLGRTIVEQGDSAPELKPIDESHVYVLPEPFPEPVFDSPSSVIKKLDSRSGSSTDFKSGVKPEVKLKAIVELTKAVSRELNVENVLPKLMSTLFNVFSQAEQGFVLLKEDESDVLRVKATKTRSTTAEDVIAVSMTVVRHVMTTGEAVLSGNVLDDSRFKGSTALAKMRVSSMLCVPLLDQDDKPFGIIQILTRSTTQVFKEDDLDLLVSLASQASMAIDNARLHQELLSKREMERDLDFATQVQLGFLPKSRPRVEGYSFADYYEAALHVGGDYFDYIPLGDGRLALTIGDVAGKGMPAALLMARLYSSARYQLLTSSSPGKAISGLNQEIVSSGLGHRFVTFLVLVLDAAANNITVVNAGHLSPLLCRKDGTIDAIGRKTSGLPLGIVPEVEYEEATFDLAPGDTVLTFTDGVTEAMTDEKALYGRERLLGLIKKSKGTVEQLIESIVDDVEKFTDGSDSRDDTCLVGVQRLES, via the coding sequence ATGCAGATTGTCAAAGGCGAAGCGCCGGGAACGGTGTTGCCGCTGCAGACGGGACGCACGGTGATCGGCAGGCATCCGACGTGCCATGTCGTCCTCGACAACGCGGCGGTCAGCCGCCATCACGCGCAGGTTCTCGAGAGTCATGGGCTTTATTTTCTGGAAGACCTCCGCAGCCGGAACGGCACTTTCCTGAACGGCGAGCCGCTCTCGGCGCGGGCGGAACTGCGCGACGGCGACCAGGTCCGGATCTGCGACGTGATCATGTCGTTCCAGATCGATGGGACAGCGACTCCCGGAACGTGGGTCCAGCAGCAGGCGGAATCGCCGCTGGGACGCACGATCGTCGAGCAGGGGGACTCGGCGCCCGAACTGAAGCCGATCGACGAAAGCCACGTCTACGTCCTTCCCGAGCCGTTCCCGGAACCGGTGTTCGATTCGCCGTCGTCGGTGATCAAGAAGCTCGACTCGCGGAGCGGCAGCTCCACCGATTTCAAATCGGGCGTGAAGCCGGAAGTGAAGCTGAAGGCGATCGTCGAGCTGACAAAGGCCGTTTCCCGCGAGCTGAACGTCGAGAACGTCCTGCCGAAGCTGATGTCGACGCTGTTCAACGTCTTCTCGCAGGCCGAACAGGGGTTCGTGCTCCTGAAGGAAGATGAGAGCGACGTGCTGCGGGTGAAGGCGACGAAAACCCGCTCGACGACGGCCGAGGACGTCATCGCCGTCAGCATGACCGTCGTCCGCCACGTGATGACGACGGGCGAAGCCGTGCTCAGCGGGAACGTGCTGGACGACTCGCGTTTCAAGGGGAGCACGGCGCTCGCCAAGATGCGGGTCTCGTCGATGCTCTGCGTTCCGCTGCTCGACCAGGACGACAAGCCGTTCGGCATCATCCAGATTCTCACGCGATCGACGACGCAGGTTTTCAAGGAAGACGATCTCGACCTGCTCGTCAGCCTGGCGTCGCAGGCGTCGATGGCGATCGACAACGCCCGCCTGCACCAGGAACTGCTTTCGAAGCGCGAAATGGAGCGGGACCTCGATTTCGCGACGCAGGTGCAGCTCGGCTTCCTGCCGAAGTCGCGTCCGCGTGTCGAAGGCTATTCCTTTGCCGACTACTACGAAGCCGCCCTGCATGTCGGCGGCGACTACTTCGACTACATCCCCCTGGGCGATGGGCGGCTGGCGCTGACGATCGGCGACGTCGCCGGGAAAGGGATGCCGGCCGCATTGCTGATGGCCCGCCTGTACTCTTCGGCCCGCTACCAGCTGCTGACCTCGTCGTCTCCCGGCAAGGCGATCAGCGGCCTCAACCAGGAGATTGTCTCCAGCGGGCTGGGGCATCGCTTCGTGACGTTCCTCGTGCTGGTTCTCGACGCGGCCGCGAACAACATCACGGTCGTGAACGCGGGGCACCTCTCCCCGCTCCTGTGCCGCAAGGATGGAACCATCGACGCGATCGGCCGGAAGACGTCGGGCCTGCCGCTGGGCATCGTGCCGGAAGTGGAATACGAGGAAGCGACGTTCGATCTTGCTCCGGGCGACACCGTGCTGACGTTCACGGACGGCGTCACCGAAGCGATGACGGACGAGAAGGCCCTGTATGGGCGGGAGCGGCTTCTGGGACTGATCAAGAAGTCGAAGGGGACGGTCGAGCAACTGATCGAATCGATCGTGGATGACGTCGAGAAGTTCACGGACGGGAGCGATTCGCGGGACGACACGTGTCTCGTGGGCGTGCAGCGGCTCGAATCATGA
- a CDS encoding DUF4198 domain-containing protein: MRHSVCFLLLVSCVLIGCGGADQPSGRLTVYPVGGTVLYKGRPVGAADVTFICAEKDKSAFGRTDEQGKFRLTTYSSNDGAVEGKHVVVVSKIAPPVQTSPQYEPEDPRYDPVAVEKAALRVPVKNDLPAKYMDAKKSDLIVVVNADGNSEDLKLELKD, from the coding sequence ATGAGACATTCTGTGTGCTTTCTGCTGCTCGTCAGCTGTGTCCTGATTGGTTGCGGCGGAGCCGACCAGCCAAGCGGTCGGCTGACGGTCTATCCGGTCGGCGGGACGGTGCTTTACAAGGGACGGCCAGTCGGGGCGGCGGATGTGACGTTCATCTGTGCCGAGAAGGACAAGAGCGCGTTCGGACGCACTGATGAGCAGGGCAAGTTCAGGCTGACCACTTACTCATCCAACGACGGCGCCGTGGAAGGCAAGCATGTCGTCGTTGTGTCAAAGATTGCGCCGCCGGTTCAGACATCGCCCCAGTATGAGCCGGAGGATCCTCGCTATGATCCCGTGGCCGTTGAGAAGGCCGCGCTGAGAGTGCCGGTCAAGAACGACCTTCCGGCGAAGTATATGGACGCGAAGAAGTCCGATCTGATCGTGGTCGTCAATGCCGACGGCAACAGCGAAGACTTGAAGCTGGAACTCAAGGATTGA
- a CDS encoding phage portal protein: MWTLIRDSLATAGLKAKYQRLIHERLLHFTEATGPKGVEEDPGRWLAVGRTERGLDEHQRSDARARARRLVQTNPHARNILRLLEVYVAGPGLEVTHLPADPGGRTPENDALLQTADRLWSRFLDVNERHYSAREHSRRAWRDGECFLRKFESPAWPPVVRFVDPETIGETPHSPGTEGILTSPDDVETPIAYLRLLDGGRGAERIDADDMLHTRVGVDSNQKRGVTIFAPVLDTLTCFDKWVDTELTARKLQSSIVLWRKVQGTPQQAAGLAEGASGGMGREAIRPGTILTTNQSTEVQFLQPNTNFGDAVPLGRMLLLNVAAGAGLPEFMLTSDASNANFASTMVAEGPAVKLFQSEQQFFAGEFHRLWRWIMTDAVELGLLPADFFERVTPRWTFPQLVNRDRTRERLADVRLVESQVLSRAEVARRDGVDPKTMREELQAEQSKDGSLSR; this comes from the coding sequence ATGTGGACGCTGATCCGGGATTCACTGGCGACCGCGGGACTGAAGGCGAAATACCAGCGACTGATTCACGAGAGGCTGCTCCACTTCACAGAAGCCACGGGGCCGAAGGGCGTCGAGGAAGATCCGGGCCGCTGGCTGGCGGTGGGACGGACCGAACGTGGGCTGGACGAACACCAGCGAAGCGATGCGCGGGCCCGGGCCAGACGACTCGTGCAGACCAATCCGCATGCCCGGAACATCCTGCGGCTGCTGGAGGTGTACGTGGCCGGCCCGGGGCTGGAGGTCACGCACCTGCCGGCCGATCCCGGGGGACGGACACCGGAGAATGACGCACTTCTCCAAACGGCCGACCGGCTGTGGTCCCGTTTCCTCGACGTCAACGAGCGTCACTATTCCGCCCGCGAGCATTCCCGTCGCGCCTGGCGGGACGGCGAATGCTTTCTCCGGAAGTTTGAGTCACCGGCCTGGCCGCCGGTGGTCCGGTTTGTCGACCCGGAAACGATCGGCGAGACGCCGCACAGCCCCGGGACGGAGGGGATTCTCACGAGTCCTGATGATGTGGAGACTCCGATCGCCTACCTGCGCCTGCTCGACGGGGGGCGGGGCGCGGAGCGGATCGATGCGGACGACATGCTTCACACGCGGGTCGGCGTCGATTCCAACCAGAAGCGGGGAGTCACGATCTTCGCGCCGGTTCTGGACACGCTGACCTGCTTCGACAAGTGGGTCGACACGGAGCTGACCGCCCGGAAGCTGCAGTCGTCGATCGTGCTGTGGCGGAAGGTGCAGGGGACTCCCCAGCAGGCGGCCGGTCTGGCGGAGGGGGCCTCGGGCGGGATGGGGCGCGAGGCGATCCGTCCCGGAACGATCCTGACGACGAACCAGTCGACGGAGGTGCAGTTCCTGCAGCCGAACACGAATTTCGGCGATGCGGTTCCGCTCGGGAGGATGTTGCTGCTGAACGTTGCGGCGGGGGCCGGCCTGCCCGAATTCATGCTCACCTCGGATGCCTCGAACGCCAACTTCGCGTCGACGATGGTGGCCGAAGGTCCGGCGGTGAAGCTGTTCCAGAGTGAGCAGCAGTTCTTCGCGGGGGAGTTTCACCGGCTGTGGCGGTGGATCATGACGGATGCTGTGGAGCTCGGGTTGCTGCCGGCCGACTTCTTCGAACGCGTGACGCCGCGCTGGACGTTTCCGCAGCTGGTGAATCGCGACCGGACGCGGGAGCGTCTGGCCGATGTGAGGCTCGTCGAATCGCAGGTGCTGTCGCGTGCGGAAGTGGCGCGACGGGATGGCGTCGACCCGAAGACGATGCGCGAGGAGCTGCAGGCCGAGCAGTCGAAGGACGGTTCGCTGTCCCGTTGA
- a CDS encoding DUF1559 domain-containing protein, with product MIRPPIEFSGVGRSLLASFFRSGSSSKHFCALSVLLGERLMKRTASRARGFTLIELLVVIAIIAILIALLLPAVQQAREAARRTQCKNNLKQLGLALHNYHDVYNTFVYRKGGTAAPLGNSARNDGNYSRLSGMVPLLAYIDQAPYYNQIMAGDPSNTLNWNPVPAGGAAPWSGWPLWNRGQIEVFRCPTDPGINTARGINNYAFCVGDVYISNRDNNWANGLFAGCTQTNGNKHYGIRDCTDGTSNTIALSERVAANFNIGGKANADKREGVLMGVAGLATSPGACLAATSPLLAGNRYSNATQVKGKFSSIWMDGQSEAVAFMTVLGPNNVSCAVGTEAGADAVSPMLSASSHHAGGVHTLMADGAVRFVSDSIDTGNLGVMAVRDGKSPYGVWGGLGTRAGGETIGEF from the coding sequence TTGATTCGCCCGCCGATTGAATTTTCAGGGGTGGGTCGTTCGTTGCTTGCATCTTTTTTTCGGAGTGGTTCATCGTCGAAACACTTCTGTGCTTTATCAGTTCTGCTCGGGGAGAGATTGATGAAGAGGACGGCAAGTCGTGCGCGGGGATTTACGCTGATTGAACTGCTGGTGGTGATCGCAATCATCGCGATCCTGATTGCTCTGCTGTTGCCTGCTGTGCAGCAGGCTCGTGAGGCGGCCCGTCGCACGCAGTGCAAAAACAATCTGAAGCAACTCGGGCTGGCGCTGCACAACTACCACGATGTGTACAACACGTTTGTGTATCGCAAAGGCGGGACCGCAGCCCCCCTGGGCAACTCCGCCCGAAACGACGGCAATTACAGCAGGCTTTCGGGGATGGTGCCGCTGCTTGCGTACATCGATCAGGCTCCGTACTACAACCAGATCATGGCTGGCGATCCTTCAAATACGCTGAACTGGAATCCAGTGCCGGCCGGTGGCGCTGCGCCGTGGAGCGGCTGGCCGCTGTGGAACCGCGGGCAGATCGAAGTTTTCCGTTGTCCAACCGATCCTGGTATCAACACGGCCCGCGGCATTAACAATTACGCGTTCTGTGTTGGTGATGTTTACATCTCGAACCGGGACAACAACTGGGCCAACGGCCTGTTTGCCGGCTGCACACAGACGAACGGCAACAAGCACTATGGCATCCGCGACTGCACTGACGGAACGAGCAATACCATCGCGCTGAGCGAGCGGGTCGCTGCCAACTTCAATATCGGCGGCAAAGCGAATGCCGACAAGCGGGAAGGCGTGCTGATGGGTGTTGCCGGGCTCGCGACCTCGCCGGGCGCCTGCCTGGCCGCGACGTCGCCTCTTCTGGCCGGCAATCGTTATTCGAACGCCACCCAGGTGAAGGGGAAGTTCAGCTCGATCTGGATGGATGGCCAGTCGGAAGCCGTGGCATTTATGACTGTGCTCGGCCCGAACAACGTTTCATGTGCTGTCGGTACTGAGGCAGGCGCTGACGCAGTGTCACCGATGCTGTCGGCCAGCAGCCACCACGCCGGGGGCGTTCACACGCTGATGGCAGACGGTGCCGTTCGATTCGTCTCGGACAGCATCGACACCGGCAATCTGGGTGTGATGGCAGTCCGCGACGGCAAAAGCCCGTATGGAGTCTGGGGCGGCCTCGGAACTCGCGCCGGCGGTGAAACGATCGGCGAATTCTGA
- a CDS encoding rhomboid family intramembrane serine protease codes for MFPLQDNIPSRTTPVCNYALIAICTAVFFLQTLEKKEDVSLVERYAMIPARITQPGKPVMITLDRDVVMTPEGLQVVETRKEAGPPAVPPWLTLATCTFLHGGWMHLLGNMWFLVIFGDNVEDRLGHVGYLVFYLVGGSIASLIHLVTDPSSTIPTVGASGAIAAVMGAYFVWYPHAKVRTFVPIFIFPIFFVVPATVFLGLWFLMQFLQGTSSLMSQEAGGVAWWAHIGGFGAGYLIAGRLGHSSICRPPNPVRRNYSVRAIEE; via the coding sequence ATGTTTCCGCTGCAGGACAACATCCCCTCCCGCACAACGCCGGTCTGCAACTACGCGCTGATCGCGATCTGCACGGCGGTGTTCTTCCTGCAGACGCTGGAAAAGAAGGAAGACGTCTCGCTCGTCGAGCGGTACGCCATGATCCCCGCCCGGATCACCCAGCCGGGCAAGCCGGTCATGATCACCCTCGACAGGGACGTCGTGATGACTCCCGAGGGCCTGCAGGTCGTCGAAACCCGGAAAGAAGCAGGCCCGCCCGCCGTTCCGCCCTGGCTGACGCTCGCCACCTGTACGTTCCTGCACGGGGGCTGGATGCACCTGCTGGGCAACATGTGGTTCCTGGTGATCTTCGGCGACAACGTCGAAGACCGGCTCGGGCACGTGGGATACCTCGTCTTCTACCTGGTCGGAGGAAGCATCGCGAGCCTGATTCACCTCGTGACCGACCCCTCATCGACCATCCCGACCGTCGGGGCCAGCGGCGCCATCGCCGCCGTCATGGGGGCCTACTTCGTCTGGTATCCCCACGCCAAGGTCCGCACGTTCGTCCCCATCTTCATCTTCCCCATCTTCTTCGTCGTCCCGGCAACCGTGTTCCTCGGCCTGTGGTTCCTGATGCAGTTCCTCCAGGGAACGTCGTCACTGATGTCCCAGGAGGCCGGCGGAGTCGCATGGTGGGCCCACATCGGCGGCTTCGGGGCCGGCTACCTGATCGCCGGACGGCTCGGACACTCATCCATCTGCCGCCCCCCCAACCCGGTCCGCCGCAACTATTCGGTCCGGGCGATCGAGGAATAG
- a CDS encoding phosphoadenylyl-sulfate reductase, protein MARLSQARLASLNKSFEDRTPEELFRWARETFGDRLAAISAMQQSGSVVCHMISRLKLDIPVVFVDTGVMFQETLDTRDRLAKEYGLKIITLQPKLTMQEQTEQMGVLYLDVEGQKRCCHMRKVEPMAAIRGKYDALIGSLRRSDGGKRGECPVLAVDPEMNALRINPLAMMEDEPLHNYIAEHKVIVNPLHSQGFSTIGCNRCTTPVLPTEPKRAGRWRHLGPWSMYCGINPTDLDDATSQAIDLPQDLVDRILGQKTDFMI, encoded by the coding sequence ATGGCCCGGCTTTCCCAGGCGCGTCTCGCCTCCCTGAACAAATCGTTTGAAGACCGCACGCCGGAAGAGCTGTTCCGCTGGGCCAGAGAAACCTTCGGCGACCGGCTGGCGGCGATTTCCGCGATGCAGCAGTCCGGCAGCGTCGTCTGCCACATGATCTCGCGGCTGAAGCTCGATATCCCGGTCGTGTTCGTCGATACGGGCGTCATGTTTCAGGAGACGCTCGACACCCGCGACCGCCTCGCGAAGGAATACGGCCTCAAGATCATCACCCTGCAGCCGAAGCTCACGATGCAGGAGCAGACCGAGCAGATGGGCGTGCTGTATCTGGACGTCGAAGGCCAGAAGCGGTGCTGCCACATGCGGAAAGTGGAGCCGATGGCGGCGATCCGGGGGAAGTATGACGCCCTGATCGGCAGCCTGCGCCGGAGCGACGGCGGAAAGCGCGGGGAGTGCCCGGTGCTGGCCGTTGATCCGGAGATGAACGCACTCCGCATCAATCCGCTGGCGATGATGGAAGACGAGCCGCTCCACAACTACATCGCCGAGCACAAGGTGATCGTGAATCCGCTGCATTCGCAGGGCTTCTCGACGATCGGCTGCAACCGCTGCACGACGCCGGTTCTGCCGACGGAGCCGAAGCGGGCCGGCCGCTGGCGGCACCTGGGTCCGTGGTCGATGTATTGCGGGATCAACCCGACCGATCTGGACGACGCGACGTCGCAGGCGATCGATCTTCCGCAGGATCTGGTCGACCGGATTCTGGGGCAGAAGACCGACTTCATGATTTGA
- a CDS encoding ABC-F family ATP-binding cassette domain-containing protein — MAVLLQIRNAYKSYGGQVLLDGADATITDDVKVGFVGRNGAGKSTLLKILLGEEELDRGEVSRHPRLRLGYLRQHDSFLPEETVLDFLMRDSGQPDWKCGEVAGQFELKGAYLDGPIAKLSGGWQTRVKLAALLLHQPNLLLLDEPTNFLDLRTQILLEHFLRGYKEACVVVSHDRGFLGATCDATLELARGKLTMFPGKIDAYIENQKERKEHDERVNAALAAKRKQLEEFIAKNKARASTATRAKSKEKQLDKLEDVAIAAEEPTVNIRPPQVDPRKGAALRCIDVAIGYPERKIADGVAVEVNHGDRAAIVGDNGQGKTTFLRTIVDSLPALAGEVRWGHGCNVGIYAQHVYTTLPPKQTVYEYLENTAPAGTKMQEILNGAASLLFRGGDIKKKISVLSGGERARLCLAGLMLSQHNILILDEPGNHLDVETVDSLIEALQAFKGTVIFTSHDRHFLKRLATSIIEVRDGRVVNYGGDYESYLWSVNKEIEEGEREAAAARLSKAPSEVVGKAAPKAEKRDDRAMRKEKGSLEKTIARLDEQKKAANARLLETTDAKEALKLHHEVEELSGQLAEAEERWCVLAEELGEW, encoded by the coding sequence ATGGCGGTGTTGCTGCAGATTCGGAACGCCTACAAGAGTTATGGCGGGCAGGTTCTTCTGGACGGCGCGGATGCCACGATCACGGACGACGTGAAGGTCGGCTTCGTCGGCCGGAACGGCGCCGGCAAAAGCACGCTGCTCAAGATCCTCCTCGGCGAAGAGGAACTCGATCGCGGCGAAGTCTCGCGTCATCCCCGGCTGCGCCTGGGCTACCTCCGACAGCACGACTCCTTCCTGCCGGAAGAAACCGTGCTCGACTTCCTCATGCGGGATAGCGGACAGCCCGACTGGAAATGCGGCGAAGTCGCCGGACAGTTCGAACTCAAGGGGGCCTATCTGGACGGCCCGATCGCGAAGCTGTCCGGCGGATGGCAGACGCGCGTGAAACTCGCCGCCCTCCTCCTGCATCAGCCCAACCTGCTGCTGCTCGACGAACCAACCAACTTCCTCGACCTGCGCACCCAGATTCTGCTCGAGCACTTCCTCCGCGGCTACAAGGAAGCCTGCGTCGTCGTCTCGCACGACCGGGGCTTCCTCGGCGCAACGTGCGACGCGACCCTCGAACTTGCCCGCGGCAAGTTGACGATGTTCCCCGGCAAGATCGACGCCTACATCGAGAACCAGAAGGAACGGAAGGAACACGACGAACGCGTGAACGCAGCCCTGGCGGCCAAACGCAAGCAGCTCGAAGAGTTCATCGCCAAGAACAAGGCCCGCGCCAGCACCGCCACGCGGGCCAAGTCGAAAGAGAAGCAGCTCGACAAGCTCGAGGACGTCGCGATCGCCGCGGAAGAGCCGACGGTCAACATCCGCCCGCCGCAGGTCGACCCGCGAAAAGGAGCCGCGCTGCGCTGCATCGATGTCGCGATCGGCTATCCCGAACGGAAGATCGCCGACGGCGTGGCCGTGGAAGTGAACCACGGAGACCGGGCCGCGATCGTCGGTGACAACGGACAGGGCAAGACGACGTTCCTCAGGACCATCGTCGACTCGCTCCCGGCCCTGGCCGGCGAAGTCCGCTGGGGACACGGCTGCAACGTCGGCATCTACGCGCAGCACGTCTATACAACGCTCCCGCCCAAGCAGACGGTGTACGAGTACCTCGAAAACACCGCTCCGGCCGGAACGAAGATGCAGGAGATCCTCAACGGCGCGGCGTCGCTGCTGTTCCGCGGCGGGGACATCAAGAAAAAGATCTCGGTCCTCTCCGGTGGCGAGCGGGCCCGCCTGTGCCTCGCCGGCCTGATGCTCAGCCAGCACAACATCCTCATCCTCGACGAACCGGGAAACCACCTGGACGTCGAAACCGTCGACTCCCTGATCGAGGCGCTGCAGGCGTTCAAGGGGACGGTGATCTTCACCAGCCACGACCGCCATTTCCTGAAGCGGCTGGCGACGTCGATCATCGAAGTGCGGGACGGCCGCGTCGTCAACTACGGAGGCGACTACGAGTCGTATCTGTGGTCGGTGAACAAGGAAATCGAAGAGGGCGAGCGGGAAGCGGCCGCCGCCCGGCTGTCGAAGGCCCCTTCGGAAGTCGTCGGCAAGGCGGCTCCGAAAGCCGAAAAGCGGGATGACCGCGCCATGCGCAAGGAAAAGGGCTCGCTGGAGAAAACGATCGCCCGGCTCGACGAGCAGAAGAAGGCGGCCAACGCCCGGCTGCTCGAAACGACCGACGCCAAAGAGGCCCTCAAACTCCATCACGAAGTCGAGGAACTGAGCGGCCAGCTGGCCGAAGCGGAAGAGCGCTGGTGCGTGCTCGCGGAAGAACTCGGCGAGTGGTGA